GTCAGGAAGTCGGCAGTCAGAACCGGCTGGAATTCTTCGAACGCGACCCGATCAACTGGGGCGATTACAGCCATCCGGACGGGGACCTGATCCGGCAATTGATCGCCCTCAAGACCGATAATCCCGCCTTGCACAATGGCGCTGCGGGCGGGCGCATCATTCCGGTCTCGACCGATAATCCCGGCCAGATCCTCAGCTTCGCGCGCGAGAAGGACGGCAATCGGGTCCTGGTCTTTTTCAACCTGAGCGACCAGCCGGCCGATTTTCAGATCACCGATGGCCCCGCCGACGGAGCCTGGACCGATGCCCTGACCGGCAACAATGACACAATCAGGCTTGGCGCCACGCGCACCTATGGCCCCTGGCAAGGCAAAGTCCTGATTTCAAACAAGACCTAGTGGAGGAAGAGAATGGCTGTTTCAGGAGGCGCCGCGGGCGCGGATGACAATATCCGAAAACCGGAACTGAACCTGTTCCAGATCGTCAACATGTCGTTCGGCTTTTTCGGGATCCAGATCGGCTTCGCCCTGCAGAACGGGAACATTACCCGGATCTTTCAGACGCTCGGCGCGGACATGAACCTGGTCCCGCTGCTTTGGATGGCGGGTCCGGTGACCGGCCTGATCATGCAGCCGATTATCGGCTATTACAGTGACAAGACCTGGGGCCCGCTCGGGCGACGGCGGCCTTACTTCCTGGTCGGCGCGATCTTCACGACGCTCGCCCTCTTCATCATGCCCAACTCGCCCTATCTGTGGATCGCGGCCGGGACGTTGTGGATCCTCGATGCCAGTCTGAACATCACGATGGAACCGTTCCGAGCCTTTGTTGGCGACATGCTGCCAAGCAAGCAGCGCCCGCTTGGCTATTCCATGCAGACCATTTTCATCGGCTCGGGCGCCGTGCTCGCCAGCGCCGCGCCGTTCGTGCTGAACGCCCTTGGGGTCTCGAACGAGGCCCCCGAAGGCGTCATCCCGGACAATGTCCGGATCTCGTTCTACATTGGCGGGGCGGCGCTTTTCCTCGCCGTCGCGTGGACCGTCTTCACGACCAAGGAATACTCCCCGGATGAGCTGGAGAATTTCGGCAAGGATGAAGACAACATCTTCGAACAGGAAGGCGGCATCGAAGCCACAGAGCGCCCGAAAGCCAGCTTCTTCCGCCTCTGGGGCGGCGTCACGGCCCTGATCGGTATCGCGCTGACCTATGCTGTCTACGCCTTCAATGGAGACCAGCAATTCTTCATCATCACGGGCAGCACCATCTTCCTCGGCCTCCTGTTCCTGCTGAACAGTGTGCTGGTCAGCAAGGACAGCAATGCACGAAATTTCCTGTCTGATGTGCTTGGCGACCTCACCACGATGCCGACCGTGATGAAGCGATTGGCCGTGGTGCAGTTCTTCTCCTGGGTCAGCCTGTTTATCATGTGGATCTACACCACCCCCGCCGTCGCCTTGCAGGCCTGGGACACGATGGATGCCAGCACCAAGGCCTATCAGGACGCCGGCGACTGGGTCGGGATCATGTTCATGGTCCAGAACGCGGTCGCCGCGATCTACGCGTTCATCATTGCCGGGATCGCGCGCAAGGTGGGCACGCGCAGCCTGCACGCGTTCAATCTCGTCGCTGGCGCAGCCGGGTTCATTGGCTACCATCTGTTCGGGTCGCAATATGGTCTGCTGATCCCAATGGTCGGACTGGGCATGGCCTGGGGCTCGATCCTGGCCTTGCCTTACGCCATCCTTGCAGACGCCCTGCCGGTGAAGAAGATGGGCATTTACATGGGCATCTTCAATTTCTTCATCGTGCTGCCACAGCTTCTGGTCGCTGGCACGATGGGACCGATCCTCAACACGCTGGAGTCCAATCTTGCGCAAGCGGTCGGCGGTGTCCCGCTGCTCGCGGTTCTGTTTGGAGCGGCGAGTTTCTGTGTGGCCGCATTTGCGATGAGTTTCGTCAAGGTTGAGTCGCGCTAGCGCCAGTTTCAGCGAGTTTCAGCGAGTTTCAGCAAGCCTCAGCGAGCCTGCGCGTAGGGATTTCCTCACCCCGCGCAGGCTCAATCAATTGACATTCAAACTGCCATTAGTAGAGTTCCTGTCAGGAGGAATGACATGGCAGACACCCCACGGCTGGAACTGACCGGCGCCGCAGGATCACCCTATACTCGCAAGATGCTGGGCGTGCTGCGCTATAGACGCCTGCGCTATTCGGTCTATTGGGGCAATGGCAACATCCCGGCCGGTTATCCGGAACCGAAGGTGAGATTGCTGCCCACCTTCTTCTTCCCGGACGGCGATGACGGTGCCCTGGTACCGGTCACCGATTCCACCCCGATCATCCGGCGACTGGAGAAAGACTATACAGGTCGGTCGGTCATCCCGGCAGATCCCGTCCTGCGCTTCCTCAATGACCTGATCGAGGATTATGCCGATGAATGGCTGACCAAGGCCATGTTCCATTTTCGCTGGGCGCATGAAGCCGACTGGAAGAATGCCGCGCCCTTGCTGGTCTTCTGGGGCATGAACACCGCCCCGAAAGAAATGGCGGACGAGTTCGCAGCGAACTTTGCCAAGCGACAGATCGACCGCCTCTATGTGGTCGGCTCAAACGAGGTCACCGCAGAAACAATCGAGAGCTCCTACAAGCGTTTGCTGACCTGCCTCGACGCGCTGATCTCGAGGAGGGGCTTTGTGCTTGGGGCCCGCCCCTCCTCAGCTGACTTCGCCTTGTTCGGCCAGCTGACCCAGCTGACCGTCGTGGAGCCAACCTCCGCTGCCATCACCCGCGACGTGTCCCAGCGGGTCAGGGCCTGGGTCGATCTGATGGAAGACCTGTCCGGTCTGACACCGACCGAAGAGGACTGGTTCACCGCGGAAGACGCCCGCGAAGCGCTCGCCCCGCTGCTGGCCGAGATTGGCCGCACCTACGCCCCGGCTATGGTTGCGAACGCAGCGGCGGTGATGGCTGGTGACAGCACGTTCGACACCGAGATTGATGGCCGCCCCTGGACCCAGCCCGTGTTCAAGTACCAGGCAAAATGCCTGCACTGGCTGCGCGAAGATTTCACGGCCATGTCGGACAATGAGCGCGGCGCCGTGGCGGCGCTGCTCGACGGCACCGGCTGCGAACAGCTATTCTCGTAAAGGGCAGAGATGATGTGGAAGAAACTTATCCTCGGCGCCGTGGTGATCGTCCTCGCAGCGGGGATTCTCGCCTGGTTCAATCGCACCAGCTTGTTGTCCGAGCTGGCCCTGAACCGTGCCAAGGCCAATCGCATGGACGTCACGCCGCACCAGCCGGTCGTCTGGCAACAAGGGCCCGCAGAAGCCAGTGTGCCGGCCTCGGAGAGACCGCCCAATATCGTGTTCATTCTGCTCGACGATCTTGGCTATAATGACATCACGACATTTGGCGGCGGAGTCGCTGACGGTCTTGTGCCCACACCGAACATCGATCGGCTCGCCGCTGAGGGCGCGGTCTATACGCAAGCCTATTCCGGCACCGGCACATGCGCGCCCTCGCGCGCCATGTTGCTGACGGGACGCTACCCTACCCGCACCGGGTTCGAGTTCACCCCCACCCCGGACGGCATGAGCCGCGTGATCTCGACCATCGCCAACGCCGCGGATCGAGGCGCCCTGCCGGACATCTCACCCAATCGCAGCGAGCGCGAAGGCGCCGCCCGCTTTGAAGATCAGGGCCTGCCAGGATCCGAGATCACGATCGCAGAGCTGTTGCAGGCGGAGGACTATCACACCGTCCATATCGGCAAGTGGCATCTCGGCCGCCGCGCTGACTTCTTGCCCAATGCGCAAGGCTTCGATGAAAGCCTGTTGATGGAGAGCGGCCTCTACCTCGCTGAAGACGATCCGAACGTCGTCAATGCCAAGCTCGGCGCTGACCCGATCGACAAGTTCCTGTGGGCGGCCTTGAGTTACGCTGCCTCGTTCAATGGCGGCGAAGCATTTGAGCCAGGCGGTTACCTGACCGATTGGTGGACGCAAGAGAGCCTCAAAGTAATCGAGGCCAACAAGAACCGGCCGTTCTTTCTGTATCTGGCGCATTGGGGGCCGCACACGCCCTTGCAGGCGACGCGCGAGGATTTCGAGGCCGTCGGCGAGATCGAGCCGCATCGCTTGCGCGTCTATGCCGCCATGATCCGCGCGCTGGATCGCAGCGTGGGCGAGGTTCTGGACAAGCTCGAGGCTGAAGGTCTTGCTGACAATACAATTGTGGTCCTGAGCAGCGACAATGGCGGTGCCGGTTACATCGCCCTGCCGGAGGTGAATGCCCCTTTCCGCGGATGGAAGATCACACTGTTCGAAGGCGGCATTCGCGTTCCGCTCTTCATCAAGTGGCCGGACAGGATTACCGCCGGGACCGAGATCAAAACGCCGGTCGCGCATATCGATCTGCTGCCCACGCTGGCCGCCGCCGCGGGCGCGCCGCTGCCGAGCGATCGCATCATCGACGGTCAGAACATCCTGCCAGAAGCGACTGGCGAAGGCCGCATCCAGCGTCCGGATGACGCGATCTTCTGGTCATCAGGGGCCTATCGCGTGGTGCGTGCCGGCGACTGGAAGCTGCAGATTGATGGACGGCAAAACAAGACATGGCTGTTCAATCTGGCCGACGATCCAACCGAACAGAGTAATCTGGCATCGACAGATCCTGCCCGGGTCGAGGCTTTGACGGCCTTGATCGAGGCGCACTATGCCGATGCGGTAGAGCCGCTGTACGCGCACAAGATTGAGAGCCCGATCCCGATCGACATCATTCCGAACACGCCCGCTCAGGCGAGCGATGAATACATTATCTGGGACAATTGAGATGCGACACTCGTCATTGTTTTCTTCCCGACGATCCGCGTTATTCAGACATCGCGCCAACCAGACATCTTGGGGACGAAATTGAGCACCTCCACCAAAAAGAAAAACCCGTGGCCCGCCCTCGAAGCCGGCACAGAAGATGGCCGCAGGCAGCGCAGCGATCGCAGCCGCCGTCGTATCATTGAAGCCCTGTTCGATCTCATATCCGAAGGGGACATGTCGCCCAGCGCCGTCAGCGTCGCAGAGCGCGCCAATGTCGGCCTTCGCACCGTGTTTCGACACTTTGAGGACATGGACAGCATCTATGATGAGATGACGGCGGAACTGACGGACGTGGTGATGCCCAAGGTCATGGCGCCGTTCGAAGCCACAACCTGGCAGGCCCGCGTGATGGAATGCGTTGATCGCCGCGCGGAGATCTATGAACTGGTCTTCCCGATGCGCATCTGCATGTCGCTCAGACGCTTTCAGTCCAAGTTCCTGGAGGAGCAGTATGAGCGTGATACGAAACTCGCACGCTCCCTGCTGAAATCCATCCTGCCGAAAGCCGTCCTCTCGGACCGGGAGCTGTTCGGCGCGATTGAAACAGTCCTCGATTTTTCGACCTGGCGACAATTGCGACAGGATCAGAACCGATCGGTCGAGAGCGCAAAGGCCTCGCTTCGCCTGATGCTCAAGGGCCTGATCGCGAATGTAGACGCCGACTGAGACACGCCGATGATCACGTTGTTCAGATTAAAACTCGCCTGGACCCTCCTCCTCGCCATTTTCTTTATCTGGTTTTGCGCCTGGTATGGCGGCGCCGGAAAGCCTATCTCGCTAGAAGAAGGTCAACGCCTTCTGGAGCGGCTTCAACACACCCACGGCGACGACGATGCGGGCCAGCGCGGTTTTCTTACCAACGTGGCAGAGATGATCCCGCGCGATGATGGCCGCGAGTTCTATGCCGTCAATCTGGAAAACCTTAAAGACGGACCGGAAGCGGAACGCGCAGACCGCGCTTATGCCGCGATTGTCATGCCGCTCCTGTTCAAGCGCGCCAGTCATCCGGTCATTGTCTCGGAGCGGGTCGGGCTAATGCTGGGCGAATACGGCAATGAGGTCGATCGGGTTGCGGTCGTGCGCTACCGCTCCCTGCGGGATATGATCGACATGGCGGCGGAGCCTGCGATGGACGAGGGCGAGGTCTACAAGTTCGCAGCGCTCGACCACACGGAAGTGTTCATCACACGTCCCTTCATCACCTTCATGCACATTCGGATCACGCTGGCGTTGATCCTGATCCTCATCGGGTGGCTGGGCCTGCGCGGCATGGACTGGTTCAGCCGGCGGGCGCGCCAGGCCTGACGCCTAGGGCCCCGACTTGATGATCTTGTCATTGCCCGCGGGCAAGGTGAAAATCACGCCATCTTCACCGACCGTGATATCGCCATCAAAGATCGATTTCGAGTCGCCGATGAAGACCGATTCCAGCAGCTTCACCGGCAGTTGCGGCACGATGTGGTAATAGACCAAATGGTCCACGCCTGCCTCTTGCGCCGCGCGGGCCGCTTCTTCCGGGTCGGTGTGATAATCGAGAATGTCCTCGAAAATGGTCGCCTGATTGTCCAGGCCGCGTTCGCCCAGGACGCCGCCAATCGTCTCGACCATGTCCTTGTTCAAGGCCTCGTGCAGCATCAGATCGACGCCTTCGGAGGCCGCGACAAAGCGCGGCTGATAGACCGTGTCTCCGCTGATCGAGATGGACCGGTCCTTGTAATCGATCCGGTACCCGAAGGCGGGCTCGATCGGCGCATGATCGACGCGAATCGCGGTGATCTTCAGATCGCCTTCCTCGAGTACGACCAATTGGCCGCCCGGGCCTGCGGGAATGATGATCTCGTCTGGCGCGCCGCCGAAGCCGCCCGGATTGGCGACGTCCGTGCCGTGATGCGCGATGCGATAGGTGCTGTCCAATTGATAGGCCGCGTTGAACCCGTTCACCACACTCGCCGTCCCAACCGGTCCTCGCACAGGCGTCGGCTCGGACCGACTTCCGCCGATCCAGGAGAGGACGAGAAGTTCGCCCAATCCATCAAAATGGTCTGAGTGCAGATGGGTCAGATAGACGCTGTCCAGACGGATAAGCGGAAAGCCCATACTGCCAAGATTGCGCGTCCCGCCTGAGCCGACATCGAAGACAAAGGCCCGATCGCCCGCCAGGACTCCCAGGCATGGACCGGCCCGACTTGCATCGGGCATGGGCGAGCCTGTCCCGCAAAGATAGACGTGCAAGCCGTCGGGAAGGTCCGCGCTCGGATCCACGCCAGCATTTCGCTCTACCGCGCTTATGAAGGCGCGCTCCGCAATCTGCCCCTTGAACAGATTGAATCCGAAAAAGGCGACCAAAGCGAGCGCGACCAGGCCGATCAGAATTCGCTTGAGCCAGATCATCCGTTCATCTCCTTCAGGAACATCTCGATCCACGGCAAACCATGCGCGGCTTTTGGCATCACCGTTTCAATATTGAGCTGTCCGGCCAGTCCGGCAGCACGGTGCACGCTAGCTTCCTGCCATGCCTCCGACATGGACATGCGCAACAGCGATCCACGGTCCGGATAGGCCGCGATGGCGACTTCGTCCCATAATTCTTCGACCTGTCCGAGCGACAGGAATGTGACGTCAGAAATGTAGAACAGGCGCCCACCAAATTCGGGCAGAATCCCCGCGACGGCCGCGCCATAAAGCCCATAGGCCTGGCGCCCCGTCAGATCGGTTTCACGACCGTCTTCATACGCCGCCTTGTCCTTGAACTTGAGGAGATTGATCATGAAGATCGGCCCCTCGGGTCCGGGCTCTGTCATCGCCTGGATCTGCTCAGGCTGCGTCGGCCTGACCTCATTGATGACTTTCATATTCAAACTCCTCCCAATTCTGATTCTTGCGCCACCTGCGCCTTCAAGGCCTGTTCCACGACCCACAACCGATCCTGCCCCCAGGCCGCGACATTGCCCACACGAAAGCTCGGGACGCCCCAGATGTCGTAGCTGAGCATCTCTTCCTGGTTGGTGTGCTCGTCGGCGCGCCAATGATCTCCGCCCAGCAGCGGCTTCAATTCCTGCCAGGACAGACCGGCCCGTTCGGTGATGGTCCTGAGCCCGGCATCGCTCCCCGCGTCCAGCCCGTCCGCCCAGACGCCGGACAGGAATGATCGGGCAAATTCAAAGCCTCTTCCGAGTTCAATTGCGCGGTGCAAGAGGGCGTAGCCGCGTTCAACCGGCTTGCCCACAGGATCGAAAACATTGCCGAAGGAAACCCCGAGCCGGTCCGCTTCGCGCACCACATCATGCATTATGTAGAAGCCCTTGGTCCGTCGGATTTCCATGCCGCGCATGACCATGGGCAAGACGTAGCGCAGCTTCAGCTCGGCCCCATACGCATCGGCGAGCGCCTTGATGCGGTCCGCGACAATGCCGGTATAAGGGCTGCGGAATGACAGGTACCAATGCAGCTCTGGTTT
This DNA window, taken from Hyphomonas sp. Mor2, encodes the following:
- a CDS encoding MFS transporter, encoding MAVSGGAAGADDNIRKPELNLFQIVNMSFGFFGIQIGFALQNGNITRIFQTLGADMNLVPLLWMAGPVTGLIMQPIIGYYSDKTWGPLGRRRPYFLVGAIFTTLALFIMPNSPYLWIAAGTLWILDASLNITMEPFRAFVGDMLPSKQRPLGYSMQTIFIGSGAVLASAAPFVLNALGVSNEAPEGVIPDNVRISFYIGGAALFLAVAWTVFTTKEYSPDELENFGKDEDNIFEQEGGIEATERPKASFFRLWGGVTALIGIALTYAVYAFNGDQQFFIITGSTIFLGLLFLLNSVLVSKDSNARNFLSDVLGDLTTMPTVMKRLAVVQFFSWVSLFIMWIYTTPAVALQAWDTMDASTKAYQDAGDWVGIMFMVQNAVAAIYAFIIAGIARKVGTRSLHAFNLVAGAAGFIGYHLFGSQYGLLIPMVGLGMAWGSILALPYAILADALPVKKMGIYMGIFNFFIVLPQLLVAGTMGPILNTLESNLAQAVGGVPLLAVLFGAASFCVAAFAMSFVKVESR
- a CDS encoding glutathione S-transferase C-terminal domain-containing protein, which codes for MADTPRLELTGAAGSPYTRKMLGVLRYRRLRYSVYWGNGNIPAGYPEPKVRLLPTFFFPDGDDGALVPVTDSTPIIRRLEKDYTGRSVIPADPVLRFLNDLIEDYADEWLTKAMFHFRWAHEADWKNAAPLLVFWGMNTAPKEMADEFAANFAKRQIDRLYVVGSNEVTAETIESSYKRLLTCLDALISRRGFVLGARPSSADFALFGQLTQLTVVEPTSAAITRDVSQRVRAWVDLMEDLSGLTPTEEDWFTAEDAREALAPLLAEIGRTYAPAMVANAAAVMAGDSTFDTEIDGRPWTQPVFKYQAKCLHWLREDFTAMSDNERGAVAALLDGTGCEQLFS
- a CDS encoding sulfatase-like hydrolase/transferase, which encodes MWKKLILGAVVIVLAAGILAWFNRTSLLSELALNRAKANRMDVTPHQPVVWQQGPAEASVPASERPPNIVFILLDDLGYNDITTFGGGVADGLVPTPNIDRLAAEGAVYTQAYSGTGTCAPSRAMLLTGRYPTRTGFEFTPTPDGMSRVISTIANAADRGALPDISPNRSEREGAARFEDQGLPGSEITIAELLQAEDYHTVHIGKWHLGRRADFLPNAQGFDESLLMESGLYLAEDDPNVVNAKLGADPIDKFLWAALSYAASFNGGEAFEPGGYLTDWWTQESLKVIEANKNRPFFLYLAHWGPHTPLQATREDFEAVGEIEPHRLRVYAAMIRALDRSVGEVLDKLEAEGLADNTIVVLSSDNGGAGYIALPEVNAPFRGWKITLFEGGIRVPLFIKWPDRITAGTEIKTPVAHIDLLPTLAAAAGAPLPSDRIIDGQNILPEATGEGRIQRPDDAIFWSSGAYRVVRAGDWKLQIDGRQNKTWLFNLADDPTEQSNLASTDPARVEALTALIEAHYADAVEPLYAHKIESPIPIDIIPNTPAQASDEYIIWDN
- a CDS encoding TetR/AcrR family transcriptional regulator encodes the protein MSTSTKKKNPWPALEAGTEDGRRQRSDRSRRRIIEALFDLISEGDMSPSAVSVAERANVGLRTVFRHFEDMDSIYDEMTAELTDVVMPKVMAPFEATTWQARVMECVDRRAEIYELVFPMRICMSLRRFQSKFLEEQYERDTKLARSLLKSILPKAVLSDRELFGAIETVLDFSTWRQLRQDQNRSVESAKASLRLMLKGLIANVDAD
- a CDS encoding MBL fold metallo-hydrolase, whose translation is MIWLKRILIGLVALALVAFFGFNLFKGQIAERAFISAVERNAGVDPSADLPDGLHVYLCGTGSPMPDASRAGPCLGVLAGDRAFVFDVGSGGTRNLGSMGFPLIRLDSVYLTHLHSDHFDGLGELLVLSWIGGSRSEPTPVRGPVGTASVVNGFNAAYQLDSTYRIAHHGTDVANPGGFGGAPDEIIIPAGPGGQLVVLEEGDLKITAIRVDHAPIEPAFGYRIDYKDRSISISGDTVYQPRFVAASEGVDLMLHEALNKDMVETIGGVLGERGLDNQATIFEDILDYHTDPEEAARAAQEAGVDHLVYYHIVPQLPVKLLESVFIGDSKSIFDGDITVGEDGVIFTLPAGNDKIIKSGP
- a CDS encoding DUF1330 domain-containing protein, whose translation is MKVINEVRPTQPEQIQAMTEPGPEGPIFMINLLKFKDKAAYEDGRETDLTGRQAYGLYGAAVAGILPEFGGRLFYISDVTFLSLGQVEELWDEVAIAAYPDRGSLLRMSMSEAWQEASVHRAAGLAGQLNIETVMPKAAHGLPWIEMFLKEMNG